The Salinirubellus salinus genome segment TCATGATCATGTCCGCGACGGTCCGCTCCTGCGAGGCGGTGGTCTTGACCGCGAAGATGGCCATCCTAGATCCCTCCGGGCATGAACGTCATGATGACGAAGATGACGAAGCCGAGGAACCCCACGAGCATGATACCCGCACCGGCGACGAGCGAGACCTGCGAGAACTCCTCGGTAGAGGGCGTGCTGGCGAGCTTCAGCACGCGGACGTACGAGGTGAGGTCTTTGGGTACTTCCATACCTGCGGTATCCTCGCGGGCACTTCTATACCTGTTGGTCCGTCACGGAATCGCTCGCGGGCGTCCGCGGCGCTCGTGGGTGTCGAAAGAACGGAGAACGTCGGGGCCGACGGACGGCGTTACTCGATGAAGTCGATGCCGCCGTCGGAGGTGGCCGGCTGCTGGCTCCCACCCTGCTGGCGGGCGGCGCGTTCGCGCTCGGCCTCCGACTTGCCGTATATCTGCGGGCTCTCGACACCCGTGACGACGACCATCGTCTCCATCTTCCCGTCGAACTCGTTGTTGACCGAGGCGCCCCAGATGATGCGGGCGTCGGGGTCGATGCGGTCGTAGATCTCCTCGACCACACCCTCCGCCTCCTCGATGGACATGTCGGGGCCACCGACCACGTTGACGAGCGCCGAGTTCGCGCCGTCGAACTCGACGTCGAGCAGCGGCGAGCGCAGCGCCGAGCGCATCGAGTCCTGCGCCTTGTTCTCGGAGTCGGACTCGCCGAGGCCGATCATCGCGACGCCACCGTTCTCCATGATGGTCTTCACGTCGGCGAAGTCGACGTTGACGAGGCCGGGCTTCGTGATGAGCTCGGTCATCCCCTTGACCGAGCGCATCAGGACGCGGTCACAGATCTTGAACGCGTCCTGCAGGGGCAGGTTCGGCGCGTAGTCGAGCAGTCGGTCGTTCGGGATGACGATGACCGTGTCCGCCACCGCACGGAGCCGTTCGAGACCCGCGTCGGCGTTGGCCCGCCGTCGCTCGCCCTCCGCGGTGAACGGGATGGTGACGACGGCGATGGTGAGCGCGCCGGCCTCCTGCGCGGCCTGCGCGACGACCGGGGCGCTCCCGGTGCCGGTGCCGCCACCGAGGCCGGCGGTGACGAACACCATGTCCGAGTCGTCGATGGACGCCTGGATGTCGTCGATGTTCTCCTGTGCCGCTTCCTCGCCGATCTTCGGGACCGAACCCGCCCCGCGGCCGCCGGTCCGCTGGCGACCGATGAGGATCTTCGTGTCGGCGATGACCTGCTGGGCGAGGTGTTGGGCGTCGGTGTTGGCCGCGACCAGCGAGGCCCCGTGGATGCCCTCCTGGGCCATCCGCGTGACCGTGTTGCCGCCGGCACCGCCGCAGCCGACGACCGTGATGTTCGTCTCGAGGTCCTTGACGACCTGCGCCAGCTCGTCGTCGGTCATCGTCCCCGACGTGTTCGGGCTGGCGCCGCCAGCACCCGACTCCCCAGTCGGGCTCTCCCCGTGCTCCTCGGCCTCTTCGATGGCGTCCTCGATCAACGAGTCCATGCTACTCGGCGCCTTGCGTGTGCATCATATGTATCTATCGCCGGCGTCTGACGCCTGTCATACGGTCTCGGGCCGTCTGTGGGCCGATTTCCCGGTTCGAGCGTAAACCGCTGACCGCGATATAGAATCCTGTCGGTCGGGGTCCAGTGGGTGCCGCGGGTGTCTGACGCGAGCGCGCCAGCCGTGGTGAGCGCCCGTAGCGTCGAGTGGTGGGTCGGTGTCCGTGGGATTGAGCGGGGGTAGCGTGGTACAACGTGAACCGCACCCGCACCGCACCAGCACTGCTTCCGCACCGCTTCCGAACCGCCTCCGCACCGCGTCCCTCCCCTCGACCTACCGACCTACACCTCGAACGTCTCCTCCCGCACGCTCGTCACCGCCTCGGGGTCGATGGTCCGACCGCCGACCTCAACGGCCTGCCCGCTCGCCAGTTTGCCGAACGCCGGCCCCTCGCTCACGCCGAGGGTCGCCGCCTTCTCTGGGTCGAACTCGCGCGTGCGTACGGTGACAGTGTCGCCGTTCCGGGTCACCTCGTCGTAGCGCGTCTCCAGCAGCGGGACGAGGGCGTCGACGACGGCGTCCCGGTCGGCCCCGTCGACGAGCAGCACGGGGCCGGTCGGGACCGTGCCGCCCTCGTCGGTGGCGAACGCCACGCTGCGTTCGGCGACGGCCGCCCGCGCGCGGTCACGGTCGATGCCGACGCACTCCTCCAGCAGACGCTCGGGAAGGGTCGCCTCGACGAACGCGTCGGGGGCGGTCTCGCCGGCGATGTCACCGAAGCGGGTCCCCTCGTCGACGCTCCCGAAGCGATGTTCGACCCGCTCGACCACGTCGAGCGGGACGCCACTCGTCTCGCGGAGCCACGTCTCGCTCACCACGTCGTAGCCGAGGTCCGCGACCAGTTCGCGCATCGCGTCGGTGTCGCCGTCCCCGTCCAGGAGCGCGCGGGTCGCCGCCGACGCCTCGAACGCCTCGCGGAACACCGCGGGGTGCTCCCGTGGGTCGCCGACGTCCCCGAGCGCCCAGTCCGAGGCGACGTGGCCCACCGCCCAGTCCGTCTCGACGACGAGGCGCTCGAACCGGTGGACGTAGTGGCCCCCACCGAGGCCGACGACGCTTCGCTCGCGGTGCGGGTCGACGCCACGGAGGTCGAGGACCGCCCGGGCGACGGCCTCGGCGCCCGCCTCGTCTCCCCACTGCGGTTCGTCGCTCCCGAGTTCCGCGAACAGCGACGGACACCCCACGTCGGTCGGGCCGTGGTGGGTACACTCCATCCCCACCTCGTAGCCGTCGGGGGCGTGCTCGGCGAACGCCTCGCGGATGCGGGCCAGCGCGTTCGGGGCGGCCTCGGCGAGCGCGTAGTCCTCGCCGCCGAACTCGGCCGGCCCGAAGTTGCCGGTGGTGTGGGCCGTCAGGAGGGCGTCGGTGTCGCCGGCGTGCCGGGAGGCGAACACGAGCAGGTCGGGTGTCCCGGAGAAGGCGTCCGCGGGTCGTCCGAGGTGGAGGTGGAGTGCCTCGAAGGTACGGAGTTCGACGGCGCCCGGAGCGCCTTCCAGTCGGTGGTAGGTCCCGCCACCGTCGCTCTCGGGTCGCTCGCGGTCCTCGTGGGTGGTCCAGTCGGCCAGTTCGAGCAGTCGGTCACCGACGTTGACGGAGGCCTCGTCGGCCCGCGAGACGACGATCGCCAGCACGTCAGTCGGCGCGCTCCGGCGTCGGTTCCTTCGACCCGAACGCCACCTGCACGGTGTCGCTCGCGCGGCCGACCAGCCGTCGCAGCGAGTCGCGCCGCCGGACGAACATCGCGGTCCCGACGATCATGTAGATGGCCGTGTAGATCAGCAGGAGTTCGTAGCTCGTCAGCACCTCCGGGACGAACCCACGGATGAGGCCGAACTCGAGGAACACCTGCGAGAGGAACAGCACCAGCAGCGCGACGGCCTCGCGGAGACTGATGTCGAAGTTGACGAGGATGGCCAGCGCGAAGTACGACTGGGCCGCGGTGATCCATATCTCGGCCGCCTGCTTCTCGTCGAACGGGAGCGGTCCGTACGCGCCGAGCCCGATGGAGTAGACGACGACGAGCGTCCCGATGAGCAGCGTCCACTGGTTCAACTTCGAGGAGATGAGCGCGTTGAACCCCGCGGTCGAACGGGCCTTGTTCACGAGGTAGGCGACGACGATGAGTTCGGGTGACTCGCTCGCGAGCGGAGCGATCCACTGGACCATGAAGAACGCGGGGATGCCGAAGTCCTCGCCGAGCACCTCCAGCCCGTGCGCGAACGGCTCGACGGCCGTGAATATCATGAGTCCGGAGTAGGCGAACAGACCGATGACGATGGGGACGCGTGCCGCACGGGCGAACGACTGGAAGTAGGCGGGGACCCCGACCTGCTCTTCGACCTCCTCCACGTCGCCCCTGAGGACGACGGCGATGTAGGCGACGTAGAGACCGACGAGGAAGAACGCGTCTATCGCGTCGATGCCGCCACCGAGGGGGACGAGGAATGCCCACATCGTGGCGAGGAAGAGGAACATGACCTCGAGCGAGATGTCGCGGTCGAGGTTGACCCTGTCCGCGAGGAAGCCACGGCGCGTCTCGACGGCGGGGTCGTCGGTGGCCTTGGCCTTGTAGACGGTGAACAGCGCGATACCGGACCAGCCCAGGCCGATGAGGATGCGGTTCGCGCCGGTCATGTTCGCGACGGCGAGGTTGGCGGACTCGGGGTCCCCCCGGCCAGCCTGGAAGGCGTAGAGGGCGTCGACGGCGTACTCCGGCGCGACGGCGAGCACCGCGAGGACGGCGATGGCGAACGCCCGTGGGACGTCCTTCTCGGCGGTCTCGGCGCCCCACGCGAGGAGGAACGAGGCGCCGAGGACGGACAGCCCGGCGACGGTGACGACGGTGATGTTCGAGAATCCGCCGACGGCGCCGAAGAGGCTCGACCCCACCCACGGGGCCGTGAGGAGGAGCGCCATCGCGACGCCGACGAGCGGATGACGGAGACGACTCATTGGCCGGACAGGGGCGAGGTACGCACCTAACTCTGACGCTCTGGGGCCGGGTGTGCGGGCCGGTCCCACCGCTCGGACGCCGTCTCGCCGGCTGCCTGTCTGCCGCCGTGACCGCCGTCGCCGCCACCGTCACCGTTTACCCGACGCCCCCCGCACCGCGGGGTATGCAGGTGTACGGTTTGCTCGGCAACCCGGTGGGGCACTCGCTCTCTCCGCCGATGCACGAGGCCGCCTACGAGACGCTTGGGCTGGACGCCCGCTACGTCACCTTCGAACCGGCCCGCGACGACCTCGCCGCCGCCCTCTCGGGGGCCGAGGCGCTCGGCATCCGGGGGCTGAACGTCACCATCCCGTTCAAGGAGGACGTGTGCTCGCTCGTGGACACGGACCCCCTCGCCGAACGTATCGGCGCGGTGAACACCGTCGACCTCTCGGGTGAGCGCCCGACGGGGCACAACACCGACGCACTCGGGGTGACACGGGCGTTCGAGCACCACGGCGTCGACATCGCGGGGACGGCGGTGGTCGTCGGTGCCGGCGGGGCGGGCCGGGCCGCCGCGTTCGGCCTCGCCGACGAGGGTGTCGAGGTGCGTATCGCCAACCGGACCGTCGAACGGGCCGAGTCGCTGGCGAGCGAGGTGCCGGGCGCGAGCGCCCACGGCCTCGACGCGCTGGGTGACCTGCTCGCCGACGCGGACCTCCTCGTCAACGCGACGAGCGTCGGCATGGAGACAGACGAGACGCCGGTGTCGAAGGCCGCGCTCCACGCGGACCTCGCCGTGCTCGACGCGGTGTACCGACCGCTCGAGACGCGACTGCTCCGGGAGGCGAGCGCCGTGGGCGCGCTGACCGTCGACGGGGCGTGGATGCTGCTGTTCCAGGGGGCCGCCGCGTTCGAGCGCTGGACGGGCCACGAGGCCCCCGTGGACCCGATGAACCGGGCATTACGGGCCGGTCTATAAGTGCCACCGTTGTGTACGAGTTTAAGTAGTGTCGTTCACTTGTAACCACTATGAGCGTACTCGGCATCATCGGGGACATCCTGTCCATCTTCGGACTGGGGTCCTCACGTAGCGACCGTGGGAAGTCGAACGGGTCGTCCAGCACGGACGTGCGCATCGAACGCGAGAGCGGTGACGGCGAGGCCGCCACGGAGAACGAGGCGGCCGTCAAGGGGACGGAGGAGTCGCCCGAGCACGAGGAGAGCGAGGCGGTCGACGCCGACACCGAGGACGAGGAGCCGGTGGCCGCCGAGACGGACGCCACGGCCTCCACCGGGTCGATGGCCGACGAGTCCGGCGAGAGCGAGGTGGCCGAGGACGCGGAGGCCACGGGCGTCACGGAACACGCGGGCACGGAGGAGTCGGCGGCCGAACCCGCCGAGGCGGCCGGTCCCGTCCCGACCGAACCCGAAGCAGGCGAGGAACCGGTCGACTCCGTCAGCGGTATCGGCCCAGCCTACGCCAAGCGCCTGAACGAGGCCGGCGTCGAGAGCGTCGCGGACCTCGTCGCGGCCGACGCCGCCGAGGTGGCCGACGAGACGGGTATCTCCGAGAAGCGCGTCCGTGGCTGGCAGGACGCCGCGGAGTAACACCGCCCCGCCGCCGCTTCTCCGACCTGCACGCCCGTCAGCGGCGGCGCCGGGTCGCATCACGCCAGCCGTGGGCCGGGCGCCCCGCACCCAAACAGGGAAACCGCCGTGCCCCGACCGTGAGCGCATGTACCACGTCGACGGCGACCTCGTCGCCCGCGAGGACGCCACAGTCAGCGTCGAGGACCGGGGATTCCGCTACGGCGACGCCGCGTTCGAGACGATGCGGGTCTACGGCGGTACCGTCTTCGAGTGGGAGCGTCACCTCGCGCGACTCCGGCGGACCTGCGAGACGCTCGGGATGCCCGACGCCGTCCCCGGCGACCTCGCTGCGCGCGTCTCCGAGACGCTCGCGGCCAACGACCTGCGCGAGGCCTACTGCCGGGTCTCGGTCACGCGCGGCGTCCAGCCCGGGAAACTCACGCCCGACCCCGAGGTGGACCCGACGGTGGTCGTCGTCGTCCGAGAACTCCCGGTGGGAGGTGTCGGCGGCGGGAAGTCGTGGACCGACCCCGCGGTGGTCCGTAGCGTCGAGACGCGGCGGGTGCCCGACGCGTGCCTGCCGGCGGACGCGAAGACGCACAACTACCTGAACGGCATCCTCGCCCGCGTGGAACTCCGGCGGGCGGCGGCCGAGGGCGACGGACGGGTCGCCGACGAGGCGCTGATGCGGGACACCGAGGGGTTCGTCGCCGAGGGCGCCTCGAGCAACCTGTTCTTCGTCGACGACGGGACGCTCCACACCCCCGCGGCGGGTGACCTCCTCCCCGGCGTCACCCGCGAGGTGGTCCTCGAACTCGCGGCCGAGGAGTCGTTCCCGGTCGAGGAGGGGCGCTACACCGTCGGTGAGGTCCGTGGGGCCGACGAGGTGTTCCTCACGAACTCCACGTGGGAACTCCGTCCGGTCGCGAGTGTCGACGGTGTGATCACCAGTGAC includes the following:
- a CDS encoding protein translocase SEC61 complex subunit gamma, translating into MEVPKDLTSYVRVLKLASTPSTEEFSQVSLVAGAGIMLVGFLGFVIFVIMTFMPGGI
- the ftsZ gene encoding cell division protein FtsZ; translated protein: MDSLIEDAIEEAEEHGESPTGESGAGGASPNTSGTMTDDELAQVVKDLETNITVVGCGGAGGNTVTRMAQEGIHGASLVAANTDAQHLAQQVIADTKILIGRQRTGGRGAGSVPKIGEEAAQENIDDIQASIDDSDMVFVTAGLGGGTGTGSAPVVAQAAQEAGALTIAVVTIPFTAEGERRRANADAGLERLRAVADTVIVIPNDRLLDYAPNLPLQDAFKICDRVLMRSVKGMTELITKPGLVNVDFADVKTIMENGGVAMIGLGESDSENKAQDSMRSALRSPLLDVEFDGANSALVNVVGGPDMSIEEAEGVVEEIYDRIDPDARIIWGASVNNEFDGKMETMVVVTGVESPQIYGKSEAERERAARQQGGSQQPATSDGGIDFIE
- a CDS encoding D-aminoacyl-tRNA deacylase, with amino-acid sequence MLAIVVSRADEASVNVGDRLLELADWTTHEDRERPESDGGGTYHRLEGAPGAVELRTFEALHLHLGRPADAFSGTPDLLVFASRHAGDTDALLTAHTTGNFGPAEFGGEDYALAEAAPNALARIREAFAEHAPDGYEVGMECTHHGPTDVGCPSLFAELGSDEPQWGDEAGAEAVARAVLDLRGVDPHRERSVVGLGGGHYVHRFERLVVETDWAVGHVASDWALGDVGDPREHPAVFREAFEASAATRALLDGDGDTDAMRELVADLGYDVVSETWLRETSGVPLDVVERVEHRFGSVDEGTRFGDIAGETAPDAFVEATLPERLLEECVGIDRDRARAAVAERSVAFATDEGGTVPTGPVLLVDGADRDAVVDALVPLLETRYDEVTRNGDTVTVRTREFDPEKAATLGVSEGPAFGKLASGQAVEVGGRTIDPEAVTSVREETFEV
- a CDS encoding sodium:calcium antiporter, with product MSRLRHPLVGVAMALLLTAPWVGSSLFGAVGGFSNITVVTVAGLSVLGASFLLAWGAETAEKDVPRAFAIAVLAVLAVAPEYAVDALYAFQAGRGDPESANLAVANMTGANRILIGLGWSGIALFTVYKAKATDDPAVETRRGFLADRVNLDRDISLEVMFLFLATMWAFLVPLGGGIDAIDAFFLVGLYVAYIAVVLRGDVEEVEEQVGVPAYFQSFARAARVPIVIGLFAYSGLMIFTAVEPFAHGLEVLGEDFGIPAFFMVQWIAPLASESPELIVVAYLVNKARSTAGFNALISSKLNQWTLLIGTLVVVYSIGLGAYGPLPFDEKQAAEIWITAAQSYFALAILVNFDISLREAVALLVLFLSQVFLEFGLIRGFVPEVLTSYELLLIYTAIYMIVGTAMFVRRRDSLRRLVGRASDTVQVAFGSKEPTPERAD
- a CDS encoding shikimate dehydrogenase, with translation MQVYGLLGNPVGHSLSPPMHEAAYETLGLDARYVTFEPARDDLAAALSGAEALGIRGLNVTIPFKEDVCSLVDTDPLAERIGAVNTVDLSGERPTGHNTDALGVTRAFEHHGVDIAGTAVVVGAGGAGRAAAFGLADEGVEVRIANRTVERAESLASEVPGASAHGLDALGDLLADADLLVNATSVGMETDETPVSKAALHADLAVLDAVYRPLETRLLREASAVGALTVDGAWMLLFQGAAAFERWTGHEAPVDPMNRALRAGL
- a CDS encoding helix-hairpin-helix domain-containing protein yields the protein MSVLGIIGDILSIFGLGSSRSDRGKSNGSSSTDVRIERESGDGEAATENEAAVKGTEESPEHEESEAVDADTEDEEPVAAETDATASTGSMADESGESEVAEDAEATGVTEHAGTEESAAEPAEAAGPVPTEPEAGEEPVDSVSGIGPAYAKRLNEAGVESVADLVAADAAEVADETGISEKRVRGWQDAAE
- a CDS encoding aminotransferase class IV, whose translation is MYHVDGDLVAREDATVSVEDRGFRYGDAAFETMRVYGGTVFEWERHLARLRRTCETLGMPDAVPGDLAARVSETLAANDLREAYCRVSVTRGVQPGKLTPDPEVDPTVVVVVRELPVGGVGGGKSWTDPAVVRSVETRRVPDACLPADAKTHNYLNGILARVELRRAAAEGDGRVADEALMRDTEGFVAEGASSNLFFVDDGTLHTPAAGDLLPGVTREVVLELAAEESFPVEEGRYTVGEVRGADEVFLTNSTWELRPVASVDGVITSDGPITNLLTRLYEGRVEARCY